GGTTGACGCCTGCAATCTGCTGGAAATAGTTGTTCGAATAGGCCGATAGTGTCGCTGTCCAGTAACCCCAAGGCACCGAGAAATAGCCATTCCAGCCACGCGTGCCGTGTTCCTTGTTGGCAAAGCCCAGATCCTGGTTGTAGCCGACGTTGAACAGGTCGTTCAGGCCAAGCGGATTGTCCAGACTCACGCTCAGGTTGCCCTGCCACTTGCCGGTCGAGCGCGTGCCGGAATTGTCCACCGAGGCCACCACCGTCCAGGGCTTGCCGCGCTTGACGTCGATCACCACGTCGCTCACGCCCGGCGCCTTGGTCGGCACGATCTGCATATCCACGTCCTGGCTCGGCACCCGCTTCATCTGCTCCAGGCCTTGCTCAAGGTCACGCAGGTTCAGCAAGTCGCCTGGGCGGGCGGGGAACGCCGATTTCCAGGTGCCCCACAGGTCGGGCTGGGCGAAGCGCAGTTCGCCGATGACGCCGGGGATCAGCGCCAGCTCCAGTGTGCCGGCGCTCAAGTCCTGCTCCGGCACAAGCACGCGGGTGGTGACGTAGCCCTTGTTCAGGATGGTTTGAGTAACGCCCTTGACCAGGAGGTCGAGGCCTTGTTTGCCGATGCAGGTGCCTTGGTAGTGGTCTAGCCAGGTGCGCGCGAAGGCGAAGGGGTCTTGTGGGAGAACTGAAGCACCCTTGGCCTGCACGTCGGCTGAAAGGTCGGGCGGGACATCCAGCGAAAAGCGGTCGATACGGAAACAAGGAGTCTCGGTGGGCAGTGGCGGGAAGTCGACTGGCACTACCTCTGCAGCGCGCACGGCAGGAGCTTGCACGGATTGGGCTCGCTCGCGGGCTTCTTGTTGCTGGCGGGTGCGCTGGTCTTGTTCGGCGCCAGTCAAAGCAACGGATTGCGCTGTGCCCGGTGGCAAGGATTGTCCGTGAATGGCGGGACTGAGGAGCATCATGGAACCAGCGAGTGCCGGGATCGATGCTAGACGCCGATTTTTCTTGCGCTTCACTTCGAATTCAACCAGGTTTATTCGCCTTAAGGATGCAAACTATCTCCGCATCCCAAGATGGCTCAATGGGTAGCACAAAAGGTGACCGCGCTTAATCTCTGAAATTTTACCATATTTGGCATATTTACTCACCAATGGCCATCCTTCCCATACTAAGAGCCGTGCAGGGGCCCGTCTGTTCTATGAATGATCCCATGCTCCGGGGGAAGTGCGGGAGTTATATTCCACCATTCTTCTCCTATAACAACTCAATCCCGACTCCAGACCGGATTAACTTGATCTGGTAATAGCGCAACGACAGCAATAGTCCGCCCACTTTCGTCGCAGAACTCTATCTCATAGGCAAGACAAGGTTCCTCATGAATATCGATCACCGTCCCTTTCATACCAGTTCGAATTCCTTCGTCCGGCATATCAGAAAGCGCCACAACTACATCAAGGAGTTTTACACGATTCATGTCCATCACTT
The sequence above is a segment of the Cupriavidus sp. MP-37 genome. Coding sequences within it:
- a CDS encoding ShlB/FhaC/HecB family hemolysin secretion/activation protein, with the protein product MLLSPAIHGQSLPPGTAQSVALTGAEQDQRTRQQQEARERAQSVQAPAVRAAEVVPVDFPPLPTETPCFRIDRFSLDVPPDLSADVQAKGASVLPQDPFAFARTWLDHYQGTCIGKQGLDLLVKGVTQTILNKGYVTTRVLVPEQDLSAGTLELALIPGVIGELRFAQPDLWGTWKSAFPARPGDLLNLRDLEQGLEQMKRVPSQDVDMQIVPTKAPGVSDVVIDVKRGKPWTVVASVDNSGTRSTGKWQGNLSVSLDNPLGLNDLFNVGYNQDLGFANKEHGTRGWNGYFSVPWGYWTATLSAYSNNYFQQIAGVNQTFISSGKSETADLKLHRVLSRSQNDVFGMQFRLTRRFGKSFIEDTEIAQQRRNNTVLEAGITDRHYFGAAQFDGTLAYRQGIGGFGAQDDVLADSGGPTWRYRMLVADANLSVPFKLGELPLRYVTTFHGQFTNDRLYYIDALTIGSRYTVRGFDGENLLAGERGFYWRNELQAPLGGSGQALYAGLDYGRVYGPITTALAGTQLAGAVIGLHGGLGSSAGSFSYDVFVGMPVYKPAAFHTAAVTAGLQVVYQY
- a CDS encoding DUF4926 domain-containing protein, with protein sequence MDMNRVKLLDVVVALSDMPDEGIRTGMKGTVIDIHEEPCLAYEIEFCDESGRTIAVVALLPDQVNPVWSRD